From one Lycium ferocissimum isolate CSIRO_LF1 chromosome 5, AGI_CSIRO_Lferr_CH_V1, whole genome shotgun sequence genomic stretch:
- the LOC132058027 gene encoding inactive protein RESTRICTED TEV MOVEMENT 1-like has translation MNMVKVGPAGGKKAAAWDDKGKGEIAKIYVSHWQHGINSLQFLFVENDNFVLSERHGAAHNKNFTTVVLDHPSEFLTSIRGFHNVEKELRKIVCLRSITFGTNKGTYGPYGMTTSVDPSLNEHFNFEIGDDRSFGGFHGTNYSNFIESIGVYVKTVTSSMIRTKDSRVKVKKEAEHLLPP, from the exons ATGAATATGGTCAAGGTTGGCCCAGCAGGAGGAAAGAAGGCAGCTGCTTGGGATGATAAGGGAAAAGGGGAAATTGCCAAGATTTATGTTTCCCACTGGCAACACGGAAttaattcacttcaattcctgtTCGTTGAGAATGACAACTTTGTTTTGTCTGAGAGACATGGTGCTGCACACAACAAAAACTTCACTACG GTTGTGTTAGATCATCCATCAGAATTTCTTACTTCAATAAGAGGTTTCCACAATGTTGAAAAAGAACTGAGGAAGATTGTATGTTTGAGATCAATAACCTTCGGCACCAACAAGGGTACCTATGGACCATATGGCATGACGACCTCTGTTGATCCCAGTTTGAATGAGCACTTCAACTTTGAAATAGGAGATGATCGTTCATTTGGTGGATTTCATGGCACCAATTATAGTAATTTCATTGAGAGTATTGGTGTCTATGTGAAGACTGTCACATCCTCCATGATCAGAACCAAGGATTCTCGAGTGAAGGTTAAAAAGGAAGCAGAACATCTGCTTCCTCCATAA